A DNA window from Pleurodeles waltl isolate 20211129_DDA chromosome 12, aPleWal1.hap1.20221129, whole genome shotgun sequence contains the following coding sequences:
- the LOC138267048 gene encoding putative protein FAM47C — MPQASFSLAHASPPQTSISLAHASPPQTSISLAHASPPQTSVSLAHASPPQTSISLAHASPDTNQLLTGTCQSSTNQHLPGTCQPGHKPAYHWHMLALTQTSVSLAHASPPQTSVSLAHASPPQTSISLAHASPPQTSISLAHASPPQTSVSLAHASPPQTSISLAHASPPQTSISLAHASPPQASFSLAHASHPQTSISLAHASPPQTSVSLAHASPPQTSISLAHASPDTNQHLPGTCQSSTNQRLPGTCQSSTNQHLPGTCQPSTNQRLPGTCQSSTNQRLPGTCQSSTNQHLPGTCQPSTNQRLPGTCQSSTNQRLPGTCQSSTNQRLPDTC, encoded by the coding sequence ATGCCACAAGCCAGCTTCTCACTGGCACATGCCAGTCCTCCACAAACCAGCATCTCCCTGGCACATGCCAGTCCTCCACAAACCAGCATCTCCCTGGCACATGCCAGCCCTCCACAAACCAGCGTCTCCCTGGCACATGCCAGTCCTCCACAAACCAGCATCTCCCTGGCACATGCCAGCCCTGACACAAACCAGCTTCTCACTGGCACATGCCAGTCCTCCACAAACCAGCATCTCCCTGGCACATGCCAGCCAGGCCACAAGCCGGCTTATCACTGGCACATGCTAGCCCTGACACAAACCAGTGTCTCCCTGGCACATGCCAGTCCTCCACAAACCAGCGTCTCCCTGGCACATGCCAGCCCTCCACAAACCAGCATCTCCCTGGCACATGCCAGCCCTCCACAAACCAGCATCTCCCTGGCACATGCCAGTCCTCCACAAACCAGCGTCTCCCTGGCACATGCCAGCCCTCCACAAACCAGCATCTCCCTGGCACATGCCAGTCCTCCACAAACCAGCATCTCCCTGGCACATGCCAGCCCTCCACAAGCCAGCTTCTCACTGGCACATGCCAGCCATCCACAAACCAGCATCTCCCTGGCACATGCCAGCCCTCCACAAACCAGCGTCTCCCTGGCACATGCCAGTCCTCCACAAACCAGCATCTCACTGGCACATGCTAGCCCTGACACAAACCAGCATCTCCCTGGCACATGCCAGTCCTCCACAAACCAGCGTCTCCCTGGCACATGCCAGTCTTCCACAAACCAGCATCTCCCTGGCACATGCCAGCCCTCCACAAACCAGCGTCTCCCTGGCACATGCCAGTCCTCCACAAACCAGCGTCTCCCTGGCACATGCCAGTCCTCCACAAACCAGCATCTCCCTGGCACATGCCAGCCCTCCACAAACCAGCGTCTCCCTGGAACATGCCAGTCCTCCACAAACCAGCGTCTCCCTGGCACATGCCAGTCCTCCACAAACCAGCGTCTCCCTGACACATGCTAG